A genomic region of Cannabis sativa cultivar Pink pepper isolate KNU-18-1 chromosome 1, ASM2916894v1, whole genome shotgun sequence contains the following coding sequences:
- the LOC115704214 gene encoding F-box protein At2g39490 — MEEEEASKDLFGNLPDEILCQIISFLPSETSLETSFISKRWRGLWNIVSVQQSTIVGIDTAVTKFLTRFDKLNPLSHPRRLQLQDGENKLLLATLAANNKLRVDFSAKEKEFPSHFDLKLQLNHHHNYAKNLCCSTTFYVKTLHLESVGFATKEAVSSLVTKFHFLESLKIIKCSGLKSLQIESSSPKIVNLTILDCPHLDYLHLKTSKLRSFRYRGKLPRIWPEYHFNLADAMLDFRQGPRTDSVISSSDFDPAMLTIKNAQVITLCRWTFETLIWPSLFPMGETFQFYKLHELWWIDYSEEDYSTDSLIAFLKLCPALERLFVTVDPQSYLVPRMSRVSKKSTSHTELGHLKVVKLEGFKKQEDEITLIKNITEILTVEPLIIISASEVSTDGPTPKHAQMSL, encoded by the exons ATGGAAGAGGAAGAAGCATCAAAAGATTTGTTTGGCAACTTACCAGATGAAATCCTTTGCCAAATCATTTCTTTCCTTCCTAGCGAAACATCACTCGAAACCAGCTTCATCTCGAAAAGATGGAGAGGATTGTGGAACATAGTTTCAGTTCAACAATCAACAATAGTTGGCATTGACACTGCTGTCACTAAATTCCTCACTCGATTCGACAAACTCAATCCTTTAAGCCATCCTAGGCGGCTGCAGTTACAAGATGGCGAAAACAAACTACTCTTAGCTACACTTGCAGCCAACAATAAACTCAGAGTTGATTTTTCAGCTAAGGAGAAAGAATTTCCAAGCCATTTTGATTTGAAGCTGCAGCTAAATCATCACCATAATTATGCTAAAAATCTTTGCTGTTCCACTACTTTCTATGTCAAAACTCTACATCTCGAATCAGTTGGCTTTGCCACCAAGGAGGCTGTTTCTTCTCTTGTCACTAAATTTCACTTCCTTGAGAGCTTGAAAATCATCAAGTGCAGTGGCTTGAAATCTCTCCAAATTGAGTCAAGTAGTCCAAAGATTGTAAACTTGACAATTTTGGATTGTCCTCATCTAGATTATCTTCACCTTAAAACTTCCAAACTTAGATCCTTTCGATATCGGGGTAAGCTCCCAAGAATTTGGCCTGAATATCATTTTAATTTGGCAGATGCCATGCTTGATTTCAGACAAGGTCCTAGAACAGATAGTGTCATTAGTAGTAGTGACTTTGACCCTGCCATGTTAACCATAAAAAATGCTCAAGTTATTACTCTCTGTAGGTGGACTTTCGAG ACCTTGATATGGCCCTCACTTTTTCCCATGGGAGAGACTTTTCAATTCTACAAGCTGCATGAACTTTGGTGGATTGATTACTCAGAGGAAGATTACAGCACAGATTCCTTAATAGCCTTTCTAAAACTTTGTCCTGCCTTGGAGAGGCTATTTGTaact GTTGACCCCCAAAGCTATTTGGTGCCAAGAATGAGTAGAGTCTCAAAGAAATCTACTAGCCATACAGAACTTGGTCATCTCAAAGTGGTCAAACTTGAGGGTTTTAAGAAGCAAGAGGATGAGATTACATTGATTAAGAATATAACAGAGATACTCACAGTAGAGCCACTTATTATTATATCAGCATCAGAAGTTTCTACTGACGGACCTACTCCTAAACATGCTCAAATGAGTCTTTGA